The Flaviramulus sp. BrNp1-15 genome has a window encoding:
- a CDS encoding sensor histidine kinase has translation MKIVNKNISQILVHILFWMLFVFVSLFLFSDFYWKENPFLQYVVLLVAIVYINNFFLLPFFVKNKLYAVYVFVFAGISFLATQLYCYAFAKCGCSVFKCLSDYLWQSLVPLIFFSFIWVLYRFIDEQEEVEKVKKEHAEMELKFLKSQINPHVLFNNLNTIYSYSIEKPNETPELILMLSDNLKHVLYESNEKTISLEKEIQFIDNYIKFQTIRTEGVKQIYYNKNIDSFNHQIAPLLLITIIENAFKHSTLNSDIMVNINVEKWVLRFTCENDFDKQKVTSTDLKIGLQNLEKRLELIYKDTYKFKLEKDDTFKVILILNL, from the coding sequence ATGAAAATAGTAAACAAAAATATCTCCCAAATATTAGTGCACATTCTGTTTTGGATGCTCTTTGTATTTGTTTCACTTTTTCTTTTTTCAGATTTCTATTGGAAAGAGAATCCGTTTTTACAATACGTTGTCTTGTTAGTGGCTATCGTTTACATCAATAATTTTTTTCTATTACCTTTTTTTGTAAAAAATAAACTGTACGCGGTTTATGTGTTTGTGTTTGCAGGTATTTCATTTTTAGCTACACAATTATATTGCTACGCTTTTGCTAAATGCGGATGCTCTGTTTTTAAGTGTTTAAGCGATTATTTATGGCAAAGCTTAGTGCCGCTTATTTTCTTTTCATTTATATGGGTTTTATACCGATTTATTGATGAGCAAGAAGAAGTAGAAAAGGTGAAAAAAGAACATGCCGAAATGGAATTAAAGTTTTTAAAATCTCAAATAAATCCGCATGTTTTATTTAATAATTTGAATACGATTTATTCCTATTCCATTGAAAAACCTAACGAAACGCCAGAGCTTATTTTAATGCTTTCAGATAATTTAAAACATGTATTGTATGAAAGTAACGAGAAAACAATTTCGCTTGAAAAAGAAATTCAGTTTATAGATAATTATATTAAGTTTCAAACTATTAGAACAGAAGGTGTAAAGCAAATTTATTACAATAAAAATATAGATTCTTTTAACCATCAGATAGCACCATTACTTTTAATAACTATTATTGAAAATGCTTTTAAACATAGCACTTTAAATAGCGATATTATGGTAAATATTAATGTTGAAAAATGGGTTTTAAGGTTTACTTGCGAAAATGATTTTGATAAACAAAAAGTAACTTCAACCGATTTAAAAATAGGCTTACAGAATCTTGAAAAACGGCTAGAGTTGATTTATAAAGACACTTATAAGTTTAAACTTGAAAAAGATGATACCTTTAAAGTGATTTTAATACTAAATTTATAA